TTTGAAGAGATACTTAATCAAGGAAAATTCGGCGTTGCAGATGAAATTTATGCAAAGGATTTCGTCAATCACGGGCTGCACAGGGTTGCTGGATTGGAAGAGGATCAGGCGGCAGCTCGCTGGGAGAAGAAGGCTGTGCCTGATCTTACAATGACGGTGGATCTGATTTATGCGGATAGTGATCTGGTCACGGTCGTGTGGACAGCGCGGGGCACGAACACCGCTGCTGCAGACGGAATACCTGCGACAGGTGCAAAACTCGAATTACGAGGTATCACAGTGTGGCGTATTGTCGATGGGAAAATTCGTGAAGAATGGACTTCATACGATCGATTACGAATCATAAATCAAGTGGTGTCGCACTTGAAGTGGCTCCTGATAGGTGTTCTTCTTGCGTTACCAATTCTGATTTTCATAACCGTCAGATTCATCCGAAGCAAGCGGCTTGCCCGTGGTCTTCAAGTCTGATCCTTCGTCTCCTGATTTACTATTCTAGGGTCCGGCACTTTTTTCGTAGACATGCCACCTTCTTAGGCGAGGAAAATTCTGCCCCTGTCCGCCAAATTCGCGGTAATCGGTCTTTTCGCTGCCAGACCCTGAATCATTTGATATCCTTTTTGACAAGACACTCAACTCCATTTCATCTTGGTCACACTTCTTTCGGCGTTTGGGCAAATATTTTACTTCTTGTACGATCACCGGTGACGTTTTGGTTACTCGTGTATAATGTAGAGCAGAGTGATCCCCGCCGTGGTAATGATTTGGTGACCAGAATAAAAAGTCCCGCCATGAGTTCGTATGGCAGGACTTAGATGAAAAACTATAAGCTGATACCTTACTTCATCAGCAGCATCTTCCTTGTCGAAATGTAAGTCCCACATCTCAACTGATAAAAATACATTCCGCTTGCAACTCGTGTGCCTTCGAAAGTAACCTTGTATTGCCCGACGGTCTGATTTGCGCTGACGAGAGTCCGGACCTCGCGTCCTAACGCGTCGTACACCGTCAGGGTCACCATCCCATCGGCCGGAACAGTATAGCTAATGACTGTGGTCGGATTAAATGGGTTAGGATAATTCTGGGAAAGGGAAAACTTACCGGGCATCGCTTGTTGGGATTTCTTCCTGATGTCCGTCACTTTCGCCATCATCGCGCTAATTGGCAAACTCCAAATCTCTCCGTTCGACGAACCGGCAAATAGCTTGGAGCCGTTTTCCACAAAGCAATAAATGTATCCGTCAGTTAATCCTGTATCGATCGCGGTCCAAGATGTACCGTTATCCAAAGAGACAAAAACTCCCTGCCCTGACGTGCCAACAAACAGATCAGGATTAAGAATAACAAAGGTGTTAATGTACGTCGTCGTCAATCCCGAGTCTCTCAAACTCCAACTGAATCCGTCGTCATTGCTA
The DNA window shown above is from Candidatus Acidiferrales bacterium and carries:
- a CDS encoding ester cyclase codes for the protein MKRILAFVITAFMHLSMSPATGQMAAPPAAISTQSKNEAVAMRVFEEILNQGKFGVADEIYAKDFVNHGLHRVAGLEEDQAAARWEKKAVPDLTMTVDLIYADSDLVTVVWTARGTNTAAADGIPATGAKLELRGITVWRIVDGKIREEWTSYDRLRIINQVVSHLKWLLIGVLLALPILIFITVRFIRSKRLARGLQV